The following proteins come from a genomic window of Micromonospora zamorensis:
- the glmS gene encoding glutamine--fructose-6-phosphate transaminase (isomerizing): protein MCGIVGYAGARPALSIVLDGLRRLEYRGYDSAGVAIVCDDRLLTEKKAGKLANLEKVLSERAADDPTSCAASPIGIGDGTTGIGHTRWATHGGPTDRNAHPHVAPDGRVAVIHNGIIENFAKLRNELEADGVQFTSDTDTECAAHLLAAALADLRAAGQPDSPQLLAAGMRVVCQRLEGAFTLLAVDAGVPGAVVGARRNSPLVVGRGDGENYLASDVAAFIEHTREAVELGQDQIVLITGDSIEITDFDGQPAAGKDFHIDWDSSAAEKGGYDWFMLKEIEEQPQAIADTLLGRLTETGEIALDEVRLSDQDLRDVDKIFIVACGTAYHAGMVAKYAIEHWTRIPCEVELASEFRYRDPVLDRSTLIVVISQSGETMDTLMALRHAKEQKARVLAICNTNGSTIPRESDAVLYTHGGPEIAVASTKAFLTQVVACYLIGLHLAQVRGIKFADEVGAVVAQLQEIPGKLRELLDRIEPVRELARELKSEPTVLFIGRHVGYPVALEGALKLKELAYMHAEGFAAGELKHGPIALIDKGTPVICVVPSPVGRGMLHDKVVSNIQEVRARGARTIVIAEEGDEAVVRYADHLIYVPRTPTLLAPLVTTVPLQVLAAEIAAARGHDVDQPRNLAKSVTVE from the coding sequence ATGTGTGGAATCGTGGGATACGCGGGCGCGCGCCCCGCACTCAGCATCGTGCTCGACGGGCTGCGGCGGCTGGAATACCGCGGCTACGACTCGGCGGGCGTCGCGATCGTCTGCGACGACCGGCTGCTGACCGAGAAGAAGGCCGGCAAGCTGGCCAACCTTGAGAAGGTGCTGTCCGAGCGGGCCGCCGACGACCCGACCTCCTGCGCGGCCAGCCCGATCGGCATCGGTGACGGCACCACCGGCATCGGGCACACCCGGTGGGCCACCCACGGCGGCCCGACCGACCGCAACGCCCACCCGCACGTCGCCCCCGACGGCCGGGTCGCGGTGATCCACAACGGCATCATCGAAAACTTCGCCAAGCTCCGTAACGAGCTGGAGGCCGACGGCGTCCAGTTCACCAGCGACACCGACACCGAGTGCGCCGCGCACCTGCTCGCCGCCGCGCTGGCCGACCTGCGCGCCGCCGGCCAGCCGGACAGCCCGCAGCTGCTCGCCGCCGGCATGCGGGTGGTCTGCCAGCGGCTGGAGGGCGCGTTCACCCTGCTCGCGGTGGACGCCGGCGTGCCCGGTGCGGTCGTCGGCGCCCGGCGCAACTCGCCGCTGGTCGTCGGCCGCGGCGACGGTGAGAACTACCTGGCCAGCGACGTGGCCGCGTTCATCGAGCACACCCGGGAAGCGGTCGAGCTGGGCCAGGACCAGATCGTCCTGATCACCGGTGACAGCATCGAGATCACCGACTTCGACGGCCAGCCCGCCGCCGGCAAGGACTTCCACATCGACTGGGACTCCTCGGCCGCCGAGAAGGGTGGCTACGACTGGTTCATGCTCAAGGAGATCGAGGAGCAGCCGCAGGCCATCGCCGACACGCTGCTCGGCCGGCTCACCGAGACCGGCGAGATCGCCCTCGACGAGGTCCGCCTCAGCGACCAGGACCTGCGCGACGTCGACAAGATCTTCATCGTGGCCTGCGGCACGGCGTACCACGCCGGCATGGTCGCCAAGTACGCCATCGAGCACTGGACCCGGATCCCCTGCGAGGTGGAGCTGGCCAGCGAGTTCCGCTACCGCGACCCGGTCCTCGACCGGTCCACGCTGATCGTGGTGATCTCGCAGTCCGGCGAGACGATGGACACCCTGATGGCGCTGCGCCACGCCAAGGAGCAGAAGGCCCGGGTGCTGGCGATCTGCAACACCAACGGCTCGACCATCCCCCGTGAGTCGGACGCCGTGCTCTACACCCACGGCGGGCCGGAGATCGCCGTCGCCTCCACCAAGGCGTTCCTCACCCAGGTCGTCGCCTGCTACCTGATCGGCCTGCACCTGGCCCAGGTGCGCGGCATCAAGTTCGCCGACGAGGTGGGCGCGGTGGTCGCGCAGTTGCAGGAGATCCCCGGCAAGCTGCGCGAGCTGCTCGACCGGATCGAGCCCGTCCGCGAGCTGGCCCGGGAGCTGAAGTCCGAGCCGACAGTGCTGTTCATCGGTCGACACGTCGGCTACCCGGTGGCCCTGGAGGGCGCGCTGAAGCTCAAGGAACTGGCGTACATGCACGCCGAGGGCTTCGCCGCCGGCGAGCTGAAGCACGGCCCGATCGCCCTGATCGACAAGGGCACCCCGGTCATCTGCGTGGTGCCCTCGCCGGTCGGCCGGGGCATGCTGCACGACAAGGTCGTCTCCAACATCCAGGAGGTCCGGGCGCGCGGTGCGCGGACCATCGTGATCGCGGAGGAGGGCGACGAGGCGGTCGTCCGGTACGCCGACCACCTCATCTACGTGCCGCGTACGCCGACGCTGCTGGCCCCGCTCGTCACCACGGTGCCGTTGCAGGTGCTGGCCGCCGAGATCGCCGCCGCCCGTGGACACGACGTGGACCAGCCCCGCAACCTGGCCAAGTCGGTCACCGTCGAGTAG
- a CDS encoding MmpS family transport accessory protein, which yields MDRPGSEPIAEEPWVVPDDGWTAPTTRAPIPERPSPAPPTPSKQPVTRPTSGPAPVTVVYEVTGSGEADIAYFDAESDLIHVVGAKLPWRTTIRTNGQSRVRLEADWLDMEYHGLLECTVTITGTGTPVVLKERSYGSIWCAPE from the coding sequence TTGGACAGACCCGGCTCGGAGCCGATCGCCGAGGAGCCGTGGGTTGTTCCCGACGACGGTTGGACCGCACCCACCACACGTGCGCCCATTCCGGAGCGACCCAGCCCCGCGCCCCCGACCCCGAGTAAGCAGCCGGTCACCCGACCGACGTCGGGGCCGGCCCCGGTGACGGTGGTCTACGAGGTCACCGGATCGGGCGAGGCCGACATCGCGTACTTCGACGCCGAGAGCGACCTGATCCACGTCGTCGGCGCGAAGCTCCCCTGGCGCACCACCATCCGGACCAACGGCCAGAGCCGGGTCAGGTTGGAGGCCGACTGGCTGGATATGGAATACCACGGTCTCCTCGAATGCACCGTCACGATCACCGGCACCGGCACGCCGGTGGTCCTCAAGGAGCGGAGCTACGGCAGCATCTGGTGCGCGCCCGAGTGA
- a CDS encoding pyridoxal phosphate-dependent aminotransferase, with protein sequence MTSTDVDPLVARMRPFGTTIFAEMSALAVRTGAVNLGQGFPDTDGPPEMLAAAAEALRGGQNQYPPGPGIPALRAAVAAHQQRFQDLSYDPDGEIVITAGATEAVAASILALCEPGDEVVCFEPYYDSYAASIALAGAVRRPVTLRPAADGRYAFDPAALRAAFGPRTRLVLLNSPHNPTGRVFTPAELALVAELCQEFGAYAVTDEVYEHLVFTDASSPHVSLASLPGMRERTLRISSAGKTFSCTGWKVGWASGPAALVSAVLRVKQFLTFVNAAPLQPAVAVALALPDDYYTGFRDGLQQRRDQLVGGLTDAGFEVLDSEGTYFVTADITALGGRDGVEFCRSLPERCGVVAVPTQVFYDDVEAGRRLVRFAFCKRPEVLTEAVSRLRALSR encoded by the coding sequence GTGACGAGCACCGATGTCGACCCGCTGGTGGCCCGGATGCGGCCGTTCGGCACGACGATCTTCGCCGAGATGTCCGCCCTCGCCGTGCGCACCGGCGCGGTCAACCTCGGGCAGGGCTTCCCGGACACCGACGGTCCGCCGGAGATGCTGGCCGCCGCCGCCGAGGCGCTGCGCGGCGGGCAGAACCAGTACCCGCCCGGCCCGGGGATTCCCGCCCTGCGCGCGGCGGTCGCGGCCCACCAGCAGCGGTTCCAGGACCTGTCGTACGACCCGGACGGCGAGATCGTCATCACCGCGGGTGCCACCGAGGCGGTCGCGGCCAGCATCCTCGCCCTCTGCGAACCGGGTGACGAGGTGGTGTGCTTCGAGCCGTACTACGACTCGTACGCTGCCTCGATCGCCCTGGCCGGCGCGGTCCGGCGACCGGTGACCCTGCGGCCCGCGGCCGACGGCCGGTACGCCTTCGACCCGGCGGCGCTGCGCGCGGCGTTCGGCCCGCGCACCCGACTGGTGCTGCTCAACTCACCGCACAACCCGACCGGCAGGGTCTTCACCCCGGCCGAGTTGGCGCTGGTCGCCGAGCTGTGTCAGGAGTTCGGCGCGTACGCGGTCACCGACGAGGTGTACGAGCACCTGGTCTTCACCGACGCGTCGAGCCCGCACGTGTCGTTGGCCAGCCTGCCGGGGATGCGGGAGCGGACGCTGCGCATCTCCTCGGCCGGCAAAACGTTCTCCTGCACGGGTTGGAAGGTCGGCTGGGCGAGCGGCCCGGCGGCGCTGGTCTCGGCGGTGCTGCGGGTGAAGCAGTTCCTCACCTTCGTGAACGCGGCACCGCTGCAACCGGCGGTGGCAGTGGCGTTGGCCCTGCCGGACGACTACTACACCGGCTTCCGCGACGGGCTCCAGCAGCGCCGTGACCAGCTCGTCGGTGGTCTCACCGACGCCGGGTTCGAGGTGCTCGACTCGGAGGGGACATATTTCGTCACCGCCGACATCACCGCGCTCGGCGGCCGGGACGGGGTGGAGTTCTGCCGTTCGCTGCCGGAGCGCTGTGGTGTGGTGGCGGTGCCGACGCAGGTCTTCTACGACGATGTGGAGGCGGGCCGACGGCTGGTCCGGTTCGCGTTCTGCAAGCGTCCCGAGGTGCTGACCGAGGCGGTCAGCCGGCTGCGCGCTCTGAGCCGCTGA
- the glmM gene encoding phosphoglucosamine mutase, whose amino-acid sequence MGRLFGTDGVRGRANADLTPELALALAVAAAHTLAETDRSHPPLAVVGRDTRASGEMLEAAVVAGLTSAGADVVRVGVLPTPAVAFLTAETKADLGVMLSASHNPMPDNGIKLFAAGGHKLPDEIEMQIEAAVETNATTAWDRPVGAGVGRVHDLLDGADHYVQHLVSTVPHRLEGIKVVVDCANGAAAEVAPVAYQEAGAEVIAIHAEPNGLNINDECGSNHIEALREAVVEHGAHLGIAHDGDADRCLAVTADGDEVDGDEVMAILALAMRDAGTLTQDTLVATVMSNLGLRLAMSAQGIRLIETKVGDRYVLEELRASGLALGGEQSGHIVMPAHATTGDGVLTGLHLMARMAATGKSLAELASVVTKLPQVLINVPVGDRTVGAAAPAVRAEVERAEAELGETGRVLLRPSGTEPLVRVMVEAATEATAREVAERIAELVRTASPATS is encoded by the coding sequence ATGGGTCGGTTGTTCGGCACGGACGGCGTACGCGGGCGGGCAAACGCGGATCTCACACCGGAGTTGGCGTTGGCGCTCGCTGTGGCCGCCGCGCACACGCTCGCCGAGACGGACCGCAGCCACCCGCCGCTCGCCGTCGTCGGTCGGGACACCCGGGCCAGCGGCGAGATGCTGGAGGCGGCCGTGGTCGCCGGTCTGACCAGCGCCGGCGCCGACGTGGTGCGGGTCGGCGTGCTGCCGACCCCCGCGGTGGCGTTCCTCACGGCAGAGACCAAGGCCGACCTCGGGGTGATGCTCTCCGCGTCGCACAACCCGATGCCGGACAACGGGATCAAGCTCTTCGCCGCCGGCGGGCACAAGTTGCCCGACGAGATCGAGATGCAGATCGAGGCGGCCGTCGAGACGAACGCCACCACCGCCTGGGACCGCCCGGTGGGTGCCGGCGTCGGCCGCGTGCACGACCTTCTCGACGGCGCCGACCACTACGTCCAGCACCTGGTCAGCACCGTGCCGCACCGGCTCGAAGGCATCAAGGTCGTGGTCGACTGCGCCAACGGCGCCGCCGCCGAGGTCGCCCCGGTCGCCTACCAGGAGGCCGGCGCGGAGGTCATCGCGATCCATGCCGAGCCGAACGGCCTGAACATCAACGACGAGTGCGGCTCCAACCACATCGAGGCGCTGCGTGAGGCCGTGGTCGAGCACGGCGCCCACCTGGGCATCGCCCACGACGGCGACGCCGACCGTTGTCTGGCGGTCACCGCCGACGGCGACGAGGTGGACGGCGACGAGGTGATGGCGATCCTCGCGCTGGCCATGCGGGATGCCGGCACGCTCACCCAGGACACCCTGGTGGCCACCGTGATGAGCAACCTCGGGCTGCGGCTCGCGATGTCCGCGCAGGGCATCCGGCTGATCGAGACCAAGGTCGGTGACCGGTACGTGCTGGAGGAGCTGCGCGCCTCCGGGCTGGCGCTCGGCGGTGAGCAGAGCGGTCACATCGTGATGCCCGCCCACGCCACCACCGGCGACGGGGTGCTCACCGGCCTGCACCTGATGGCCCGGATGGCGGCCACCGGCAAGTCCCTCGCCGAGCTGGCGTCGGTGGTCACCAAGCTGCCCCAGGTGCTGATCAACGTGCCGGTCGGCGACCGGACCGTCGGTGCCGCCGCGCCGGCCGTGCGCGCCGAGGTCGAGCGGGCCGAGGCGGAGCTGGGTGAGACCGGCCGGGTGCTGCTGCGCCCGTCGGGCACCGAGCCGCTGGTCCGGGTGATGGTCGAGGCGGCCACCGAGGCGACCGCCCGTGAGGTCGCCGAGCGGATCGCCGAGCTGGTCCGCACCGCCAGCCCCGCCACGTCCTAG
- the rpsI gene encoding 30S ribosomal protein S9 gives MTDITETEVAPEAPEATEAPAPVARAPRGDRPIQTVGRRKQAIVRVRIVPGTGKITCNGQDLEAYFPSKVHQQLIKDPLVTAEKPEQFDVIANLHGGGTTGQAGALRLGIARALIINDPDDRPALKKAGFLTRDARVKESKKYGLKKARKAPQYSKR, from the coding sequence ATGACCGACATCACCGAGACCGAGGTCGCCCCGGAAGCCCCTGAGGCCACCGAGGCGCCGGCGCCCGTCGCCCGCGCGCCTCGCGGTGACCGGCCGATCCAGACCGTGGGCCGCCGCAAGCAGGCCATCGTCCGGGTCCGTATCGTCCCGGGCACCGGCAAGATCACCTGCAATGGCCAGGACCTCGAGGCGTACTTCCCGAGCAAGGTGCACCAGCAGCTCATCAAGGACCCGCTGGTCACCGCCGAGAAGCCCGAGCAGTTCGACGTCATCGCCAACCTGCATGGCGGCGGCACCACCGGGCAGGCCGGCGCGCTTCGGCTGGGCATCGCCCGCGCGCTGATCATCAACGACCCGGACGACCGCCCGGCCCTGAAGAAGGCCGGCTTCCTGACCCGGGACGCCCGGGTCAAGGAGAGCAAGAAGTACGGCCTCAAGAAGGCCCGTAAGGCTCCTCAGTACTCGAAGCGCTGA
- the rplM gene encoding 50S ribosomal protein L13 has product MRTYSPKPGEIERQWHVIDASDVVLGRLATHAATLLRGKHKPTFAPHVDTGDFVVIVNAGKVALTGNKRQTKVAYRHSGYPGGLKQIGYEELLTKRPERAIELAVKGMLPHNKLGRQLIKKLKVYAGAEHPHLAQQPVPFEIKQIAQ; this is encoded by the coding sequence GTGCGTACGTACAGCCCGAAGCCGGGTGAGATCGAGCGTCAGTGGCACGTCATCGACGCCTCTGATGTCGTGCTGGGCCGCCTGGCCACCCACGCCGCCACGTTGCTGCGTGGTAAGCACAAGCCGACTTTCGCGCCGCACGTCGACACGGGCGACTTTGTCGTCATCGTGAACGCGGGCAAGGTTGCGTTGACCGGCAACAAGCGCCAGACCAAGGTTGCTTACCGCCACTCCGGTTACCCGGGTGGTCTGAAGCAGATTGGCTACGAGGAGCTGCTGACCAAGCGCCCCGAGCGGGCCATCGAGCTGGCCGTGAAGGGGATGCTCCCGCACAACAAGCTCGGCCGTCAGCTGATCAAGAAGCTGAAGGTCTACGCCGGTGCCGAGCACCCGCACCTCGCGCAGCAGCCGGTGCCGTTCGAGATCAAGCAGATCGCGCAGTGA
- a CDS encoding nitrate/nitrite transporter, translated as MSTLTSTAVTTRPPAATGRARRLDDWRPEDPDFWRVTGAPIARRNLWVSIFAEHVGFSVWSLWSVTVLFLGPAYGIDPAGKFLLTAVPAALGAVLRLPYTLAVARFGGRRWTIISALLLLVPTVPMTVLLEPGVSYSTLMVLACLTGVGGGNFASSMANINLFYPQRLKGRALGLNAGGGNLGVPAVQLVGLAVLATAGAAYPRLVPAVYLPLIVLAALAAARWLDTVPGARNEPGALREAARDPHTWVMSVLYVGTFGSFIGFGFAFGQVLQLQFAERFPTPVDAAWLTFLGPLVGSLIRPLGGHLADRLGGARVTFWNFVAMAAGAGTVLYAARERSFGLYLAGFLALFVFSGIGNGSTYKMIPAIFRARAADAVTSGRRDPEAAARWARRMTGALIGIAGAVGASGGVLVNISFRQSFLGSGNADAAYLAFIGWYALCFAVTWVVYLRPRVDRLANV; from the coding sequence GTGAGCACGCTCACCAGCACCGCAGTCACCACCCGGCCGCCGGCTGCCACCGGGCGCGCGCGCCGGCTCGACGACTGGCGCCCCGAGGACCCCGACTTCTGGCGGGTGACGGGCGCGCCCATCGCCCGGCGCAACCTCTGGGTCTCGATCTTCGCCGAGCACGTCGGCTTCTCGGTGTGGAGCCTCTGGTCGGTCACCGTGCTCTTCCTCGGCCCCGCGTACGGCATCGACCCGGCCGGGAAGTTCCTGCTCACCGCCGTGCCGGCCGCACTGGGCGCGGTACTGCGCCTGCCGTACACGCTGGCGGTGGCCCGCTTCGGCGGGCGGCGCTGGACGATCATCAGCGCGCTCCTGCTGCTGGTGCCCACGGTGCCGATGACGGTGCTGCTGGAACCCGGGGTGTCCTACTCCACGCTGATGGTGCTCGCCTGCCTGACCGGCGTCGGTGGCGGCAACTTCGCCTCCTCGATGGCGAACATCAACCTGTTCTACCCACAGCGGCTCAAGGGCCGGGCCCTCGGGCTCAACGCCGGCGGCGGCAACCTCGGCGTACCCGCGGTGCAGTTGGTCGGGTTGGCGGTCCTCGCCACCGCCGGTGCCGCGTACCCCCGTCTGGTGCCGGCGGTCTACCTGCCGCTGATCGTGCTGGCCGCGCTGGCCGCGGCCCGCTGGTTGGACACCGTGCCCGGGGCGCGCAACGAGCCGGGCGCGCTGCGTGAGGCGGCCCGCGACCCGCACACCTGGGTCATGTCGGTGCTCTACGTCGGCACCTTCGGCTCGTTCATCGGGTTCGGTTTCGCCTTCGGTCAGGTGCTCCAGCTCCAGTTCGCCGAGCGGTTCCCCACCCCGGTCGACGCCGCCTGGCTGACCTTCCTCGGCCCGCTGGTCGGTTCGCTGATCCGCCCGCTGGGCGGGCACCTGGCCGACCGGTTGGGCGGTGCCCGGGTGACCTTCTGGAACTTCGTGGCGATGGCGGCCGGCGCGGGCACCGTGCTGTACGCCGCCCGGGAACGGTCGTTCGGGCTCTACCTGGCCGGGTTCCTCGCCCTGTTCGTCTTCTCCGGCATCGGCAACGGATCCACCTACAAGATGATCCCGGCGATCTTCCGGGCCCGGGCGGCGGACGCCGTGACGTCGGGTCGCCGCGATCCGGAGGCCGCCGCGCGGTGGGCGCGGCGGATGACCGGCGCGCTGATCGGCATCGCGGGTGCCGTCGGGGCGTCCGGCGGGGTGCTGGTCAACATCTCGTTCCGACAGTCGTTCCTGGGCTCCGGCAACGCCGACGCCGCCTACCTGGCCTTCATCGGCTGGTACGCGTTGTGTTTCGCGGTCACCTGGGTCGTCTACCTCCGGCCGAGGGTCGATCGGCTCGCCAACGTGTGA
- a CDS encoding DUF6364 family protein: MTAKVTLSFTDETIEEARRFAKREGLSLSAWMDQAAREKALREVFTAHAAAVGRAGLDLESAALADAREVGMVNDLLSGGRPRAA, translated from the coding sequence ATGACTGCCAAGGTGACTCTGTCGTTTACCGACGAGACGATCGAGGAGGCCCGGCGGTTCGCCAAGCGCGAAGGGCTGTCGCTCTCCGCATGGATGGACCAGGCCGCCCGCGAGAAGGCGCTGCGCGAGGTGTTCACCGCGCACGCCGCAGCCGTGGGCCGTGCCGGTCTGGACCTGGAGTCCGCCGCTCTCGCCGACGCCCGCGAGGTGGGCATGGTCAACGACCTGCTCTCCGGCGGACGACCGCGTGCTGCGTAG
- a CDS encoding class I SAM-dependent methyltransferase: MSVTDVFDAVAGTYDEARRRLVPCFDAFYGTAVEVTAPPLRAALAAGRTPEVLDLGAGTGLLSLLLAAAVPGVRLTLVDGAPAMLARATEQLDARSVPHRTVRADLADPLPAGRYDAVVSALAIHHLDDEGKRTLYRRAAGALAPGGVFVNAEQVAGPTPELDRRYDKVWMQRITELGASGEEIAASRERMRHDRPATVADQCRWLAEAGLIDVDCYFKEWRFAVFGGRAR; encoded by the coding sequence ATGAGCGTGACGGACGTCTTCGACGCGGTGGCCGGCACCTACGACGAGGCGCGCAGGCGGCTCGTGCCCTGCTTCGACGCCTTCTACGGCACGGCGGTCGAGGTGACCGCGCCACCGCTGCGGGCCGCGCTCGCCGCCGGTCGTACGCCGGAGGTGTTGGACCTGGGCGCCGGCACCGGCCTGCTCTCGCTGCTGCTGGCCGCCGCGGTGCCCGGTGTCCGGCTGACCCTGGTCGACGGGGCGCCGGCGATGCTCGCCCGCGCCACCGAGCAGTTGGACGCCCGGTCGGTGCCGCACCGGACGGTCCGGGCCGACCTGGCCGATCCGCTGCCCGCCGGCCGGTACGACGCGGTGGTCAGCGCGCTGGCGATCCACCACCTCGACGACGAGGGCAAGCGGACGCTGTACCGGAGGGCTGCCGGCGCACTCGCGCCCGGCGGGGTGTTCGTCAACGCGGAGCAGGTCGCCGGCCCGACTCCGGAGTTGGACCGTCGCTACGACAAGGTGTGGATGCAGCGGATCACCGAGCTGGGCGCGTCCGGTGAGGAGATCGCCGCATCCCGGGAGCGGATGCGGCACGACCGGCCGGCGACGGTCGCCGACCAGTGCCGGTGGCTCGCCGAGGCGGGCCTGATCGACGTCGACTGCTACTTCAAGGAGTGGCGCTTCGCGGTGTTCGGCGGCCGGGCCCGGTGA
- a CDS encoding molybdopterin oxidoreductase family protein yields the protein MTDGAWSATRPGLAPREVATHCPYCALQCGMTLREDDTGVSVHPRQFPTNRGGLCQKGWTAAELLDHPERLTTPLLRDPATGELRPASWDAALDRVVTGIRAVQQDAGRDAVAVFGGGGLTNEKAYALGKFARIGLRTRHIDYNGRFCMSSAAAAGMRAFGIDRGLPFPLADLGRADTLLLVGANPAETMPPLVRWLTEQRRGGGRLIVVDPRVTATARQADLHLQPLPGTDLAVANALLHIALTEGWVDRSYVAERTTGFEAVRRSVAAWWPARAEQLSGVPVADLEETARALGTGGRVIILTARGAEQHAKGVDTVTAYVNLALALGLPGRDGSGYGCLTGQGNGQGGREHGQKADQLPGYRRIDDPAAREHVAGVWGVPADELPGPGVPAYQLLDSLGTPDGPRALLVFGSNPVVSAPRASRIEGRLRDLDLLVVADLLLSETAALADVVLPTAQWAEEDGTMTNLEGRVLRRRALRPPPPDVRTDLDIISALAARLAPHEASATEAAARFPADPAAVFAELRRASAGGIADYAGISWARIDGDDGVWWPCPTEDGPDTPRLFAERFATPDGRARFHPVDHRPAAEEVCSAYPLHFTTGRVLAQYQSGTQTRRVPALRRAAPEAFVELHPDLAARLGIDDGDPVRVTSRRGELCAPARLSAGIRPDTVFAPFHYPGAGRANSVTNDAVDPISGMPEFKICAVRVEKA from the coding sequence ATGACAGACGGTGCATGGTCGGCAACTCGACCGGGGCTGGCGCCCCGGGAGGTGGCGACGCACTGCCCGTACTGCGCGCTGCAGTGCGGCATGACGCTGCGCGAGGACGACACCGGGGTCTCGGTCCACCCCCGCCAGTTCCCCACCAACCGGGGCGGGCTCTGCCAGAAGGGTTGGACCGCCGCCGAACTGCTCGACCACCCGGAGCGGCTGACCACTCCCCTGCTGCGCGACCCGGCCACCGGTGAGCTGCGCCCGGCGAGCTGGGACGCCGCGCTCGACCGGGTCGTCACCGGCATCCGCGCGGTCCAGCAGGACGCCGGCCGTGACGCGGTCGCCGTCTTCGGTGGCGGCGGCCTGACCAACGAGAAGGCGTACGCGCTGGGAAAGTTCGCCCGGATCGGGCTGCGCACCCGGCACATCGACTACAACGGACGGTTCTGCATGTCCTCGGCGGCGGCCGCCGGGATGCGCGCCTTCGGCATCGACCGTGGGCTGCCGTTCCCGCTGGCCGACCTGGGCCGGGCCGACACCCTGCTGCTGGTCGGCGCGAACCCGGCGGAGACCATGCCGCCGCTGGTGCGCTGGCTCACCGAACAGCGCCGGGGCGGCGGCCGGCTGATCGTCGTCGACCCCCGGGTCACCGCCACGGCCCGCCAGGCCGACCTGCACCTGCAACCGCTGCCCGGCACCGATCTCGCGGTGGCCAACGCGTTGCTGCACATCGCCCTCACCGAGGGGTGGGTCGACCGGTCCTACGTGGCCGAACGCACCACTGGCTTCGAGGCGGTCCGCCGCAGCGTCGCCGCCTGGTGGCCGGCCCGCGCAGAGCAGCTCTCCGGTGTGCCGGTGGCCGACCTGGAGGAGACCGCCCGCGCGTTGGGCACCGGCGGTCGCGTGATCATCCTGACCGCGCGGGGCGCCGAGCAGCACGCCAAGGGCGTCGACACGGTCACCGCGTACGTCAATCTCGCCCTCGCCCTCGGCCTGCCCGGCCGCGACGGTTCGGGGTACGGCTGCCTCACCGGCCAGGGCAACGGCCAGGGCGGGCGGGAGCACGGGCAGAAGGCCGACCAACTCCCCGGCTACCGGCGGATCGACGACCCGGCGGCCCGGGAGCACGTGGCCGGTGTCTGGGGGGTGCCGGCCGACGAGCTGCCCGGCCCGGGTGTGCCGGCCTACCAACTGCTCGACTCGCTCGGCACACCGGACGGCCCCCGCGCGTTGCTGGTGTTCGGCTCCAACCCGGTGGTCTCCGCGCCTCGGGCGTCCCGGATCGAGGGCCGGTTGCGGGATCTCGACCTGCTGGTCGTCGCCGACCTGCTGCTCTCCGAGACGGCCGCGCTGGCCGACGTGGTGCTGCCCACCGCGCAGTGGGCGGAGGAGGACGGCACCATGACCAACCTGGAGGGTCGGGTGCTGCGTCGCCGGGCGCTGCGCCCACCCCCACCGGACGTCCGGACCGACCTGGACATCATCTCCGCCCTCGCGGCGAGACTGGCCCCCCACGAGGCCTCGGCCACCGAGGCGGCAGCCCGGTTCCCGGCCGACCCGGCCGCCGTCTTCGCCGAGCTGCGCCGCGCCTCCGCCGGCGGGATCGCCGACTACGCCGGCATCAGCTGGGCCCGGATCGACGGCGACGACGGCGTCTGGTGGCCCTGCCCGACCGAGGACGGGCCGGACACTCCCCGGCTGTTCGCCGAGCGGTTCGCGACCCCGGACGGCCGGGCCCGGTTCCACCCCGTCGACCACCGGCCGGCCGCCGAGGAGGTCTGCTCCGCGTACCCGTTGCACTTCACCACCGGCCGGGTGCTGGCGCAGTACCAGTCCGGCACCCAGACCCGCCGGGTGCCCGCGCTGCGGCGCGCCGCCCCGGAGGCGTTCGTCGAGCTGCACCCCGACCTGGCCGCCCGCCTGGGCATCGACGACGGCGACCCGGTGCGGGTGACCTCACGCCGGGGTGAGCTGTGCGCCCCGGCGCGCCTCAGCGCCGGGATCCGACCGGACACCGTGTTCGCGCCGTTCCACTACCCGGGTGCGGGACGGGCCAACTCGGTCACCAACGACGCGGTGGACCCGATCTCCGGGATGCCCGAGTTCAAGATCTGCGCGGTACGGGTGGAGAAGGCATGA